In the genome of Sardina pilchardus chromosome 14, fSarPil1.1, whole genome shotgun sequence, the window TTGGGCAAACCTTGACCCTGTTGGTTGGGTTAGCGTTTCTAGGACGTATAAACATTTACCAACGTTCTTGTTTTGCAGTTTTAAGGTCTGGGATTTGAGATCTGAAATCAAGCTGACATGGAGGCCTTTAGACTAATGAAGGAGCTAAAGACGAATTTCGACCAGGAGATAAAATACCTTCCGAAAGAAGCTGGTCTGGCTCTGATCGAGTCGACCCAAGAGGTATTCTTTTAACAGCCTTGCTCTTATGAAATTCATTATAAAAATCTTTACATAAATGTCAAGTGAAACAAATAATACAATATTTTTTCTTTGTGCAGGATGGAAGAGGAATTTCAGCAAAATGCCGTAATGCCAAAGTGGAGGACCTCTGGAGCTTGACCAGCTTCTTTGGTTACAGCACACAGACCTTCGTCCTGGCAGTTAATCTGCTAGACAGATTTTTAGCCATAATGAGGGTAAATCAATATTCGTCATTAATTATTACACCAATAAAAGATAACGAAAAGTAAATGTGATTTAATATAGATGGGTGTTTATGTGATTCAGCTACAAAACCATTTAGCCATGACTGATTGAAAAGCAAAATGTCACTCTTCCCACATCTATACAGTTAATAAGAAACTGAAGCTTCATGTTCAGTTGTTGTGGTCATCAGTGTAATATTCCTTAattaacaaaatatttttatCTTTGTTTCCAGGTCCAGCCTAAACATTTGGCCTGCATTAGCATAGGCTGTCTTCATATTGCTGCCAAAGTGGTTGAGCAGGAGTGCAACATTTCTTCCCCCCATGAACTTATCCGCATCAGCCAGAGCAAGTTCACAGCCTCAGACCTCAGCCGTATGGAGAAAATCATCTCCGAGAAGCTCAACTTCCAGTTCAAAGCCGTCACAGCCTTAACTTTTTTGCACTTGTACTACGCCATTGCGCTATCACATACCTCAGACAGGTAAGAACAACCAAATTAACTAACCAAAGTGTTACAGCAGCAGGGCATAGTTCACTAGGGATTACTATGGCACACaagaactgaactttgaaccaTCAAGTGTTTATGTGGGTCAGTCTGCTGTAATAACAAGGACAAACATTTTATCATGTCACGTCTGTAACACTAGCAAGATAACATGCTATTACATCAGACAGtcttgaggggaaaaaagctgCCTACATGTATTACTCGTAGCTGTATTAGGTTCACTGAAGGCcatttcccccctctgtttAAACAGGAAGGAAGTCCTGAATCAAGACAAGCTGGAGGCGCAGCTGAAAGCCTGTCTTTGCCGAATTGTCTTTTCCAAAGCTAAAGTAAGATCCCTCATCACATCACTTGTGACCCTGTGACACACTTTAGAAGGAATAACTTCATTAATCCCCATCGCTTTATCTCTTTGCAGCCGTCCGTGCTGGCGCTCTCGCTCCTCACCCTGGAGATTGAGGCCTTGCAGTCTGTTGACATGCTGGAGATTGCTCAGCGCATCCAGAGGCACTTAAAGGTTAGCAAACAAACATTTCCTTGGACAGTTGAGGGATTTGGGTCAAGCATTGGTCCCTTGACACTAATTAACCTGAGGGTTTTAGCAGTGACTTTGATACATACATCAACACATTCAACATCAGTACACACCATTCCTGCAACTGACAGGGCCCATATAGAATTAAGCATGAAAGAACCAATAAAGCAACAAGCTGATGTGAAGTTCTTAAGATTGTTTGATGACAACCAACCACCTCTCAAAAGCTCAGCCTTTTAAGGCTCAACATAGTTTCCTGCTCGGCCCAGCCAGCCAGCTATCCACTTACATATCAGCTGGCGACTGATAGCTGGGAGGGTTTAGTCTTATGTAAGTGGGTGTCCAGTGTAGTGACGTCTTGGCTGTGTACCCCCCACCCCAGATCTCAGAGTCCGAGCTGCAGCACTGGAGAGGACTTGTGGCCCAGTGCATATCAGAATACTCCTCACCGGAATGCAGCAAGCCTGATCACAAGAAGCTGGTGTGGATCGTCTCCCGACGCACTGCACAGAACCTGCACAGCAGCTACTACAGCGTCCCAGAGCTGCCAACTATCCCGGAGGGGGGCTGGGATGAGAGTGAGAGgtaaacacaaaacagacacataaacttCCATGCAAAATCTGACAGACATacactgaaacaaacaaaaaacacgaTGGAAAGTGAAAATTGAACATATATTACAAGAGGGAAGAGAACAAGGAAGAAGGGACTTATTGGTAAACCCCTGATCACAGCAAAGGTTCAAAGCAAACAAAAGGAATTTTCCCTGTAAGGGACTTTTAGTCACTCCCCAAAACATGCACAGGCAACTCCTTTCAGTTTTGCTTATGGTTCAGCCTGTTGCTTAACAGTGCCTGATCAATCCAAAAATTTCCATAGTTGGTCATCTTACGTCAGAGTTAGCCAAGCCCCATCTGTTGCCATCATGTTTCCTAACACCACAGCAATGCTTACGAGAGACTAGTCACGTCTATCAACTGGAGATGCAGCTAGAGTCGAGACCTTATGTAATACGGTCGTGATGACTGGCTAAGTAAAGGCACTCATATCATTACTGATGTCTGAGGGCCAGCCCATGTGACTCAGAGAGCCAGCATTTACAGCAGGCACTGTCTACCTGTGAAAGGGCGTGTCAGTGACGCAGAGAAAAGGTGGAAAAAACCCTACTAGTCAATAGGAACAGGAGGGAGAGGCGGTTGCCATAGAactcatgttttgttttctgtgttttgCAGTGAGGACTGGTATGAAGACGTGAGCTCTGGAGAGGAAAGCCTGAGCAGCTCGTTGGGGAGCGACGCCGAGGGGCCCTACTTCCCCATGCACTACCGCTGCCAAAGCCGAAAAACCCCTACCTTCTAAATCGCTCTACACACAGTGCCTGCCTTCCACCTGAAAAATAATTACTTGTGGTTTCACACCTTTTTCTCAAGGGCATCTACCTGTGACAAATCCACCAACAGTTTGATaa includes:
- the ccng2 gene encoding cyclin-G2, with the protein product MEAFRLMKELKTNFDQEIKYLPKEAGLALIESTQEDGRGISAKCRNAKVEDLWSLTSFFGYSTQTFVLAVNLLDRFLAIMRVQPKHLACISIGCLHIAAKVVEQECNISSPHELIRISQSKFTASDLSRMEKIISEKLNFQFKAVTALTFLHLYYAIALSHTSDRKEVLNQDKLEAQLKACLCRIVFSKAKPSVLALSLLTLEIEALQSVDMLEIAQRIQRHLKISESELQHWRGLVAQCISEYSSPECSKPDHKKLVWIVSRRTAQNLHSSYYSVPELPTIPEGGWDESESEDWYEDVSSGEESLSSSLGSDAEGPYFPMHYRCQSRKTPTF